The sequence TAGGCATACGCTTTGCCACATCCTTCATGAGGGCAAACGTGTTCACGGATGTTTTGATGGACAACTTTGATGTGGGTCTCTAAAGCATACCGCTGCCAGATAGTCAGCAGTGAAGAGGTCGGTGAAGAGAGAAACTGACGGATTTGAATTTTTTGTTACAACCCTCATGCTGACAAGCCCAGTCTTTTCCCACCTCACCATTGAGGATCTTCCTCAGCTTCCTAGGTCCGTTGTCCTCTGCCTCCCGTTGCGCAAAAgatttcctcttctttctgcTTTTACCCAATCCTTCCAACAACAGCTGTGGCACTTCTTCCTCGTGTCGGTCGGCAAGCGCAGCTTTGTCGGCCTGTTGGTCCGCGTGTACACGCAAATGGTCTCTGAGGCGTTGATTGTTTTTAAAGATTCGACCGTTGCATTCAGGATGAGGGCATGTGGGCGCGTGTTCGGTAGATATGTGCTTTTGAAGTTCCGTCCACTTCGAAAATGTAGGGAAATCCTCTCCATGATCATGGTGAGAACAGACATATCGTCTTCCTGAATCCTACATCAGCATAGCAAGTGTATAATAACTAAAGGTAACGCACCGTCGTGGGTCTTTTCGTGGTTCCTAAGATGAGCCTTCGTAGCAAAAGAAGCAGTGCAGCCTTCATGAGTGCAAATGAAAGGTTTGGTACCGGGAGGCATATGGGTTGCAGCTACATGTTCTCGGAGAAAATGATGTTTGTTGAACGCAGCATCACACTTGTCACACTGTGATCGGCATCAGCATCGGACAATGTGTAGACTAATGAGTCAGCTCACAGGATAAGCACCGTCCTTATCATGAACCTCCTCATGTCGACGAAGTTTTGATGCGGTCCAGAAAGACTTCTTGCAGCCTTCCCGGGTACATGGGAAGGGCTTAATCTTTACATTCGAATGGGTGCGCGCATGGGCTCTGAGATGGTCTTCTCGGTAGTATGTTCGAGGGCATAGTGAACAGACGAAAGGTCGCTAGGTATTCCATCAGCTAATTATGTAATTGGGCACAAACGATACGCACCTCATTTCTATGGGTCATTTCATGCTCAGCGAGTCTCGATGGTTTGGTGTACGCTCTATCACATCCTTCATAGGCACATTTGAACCTCCTTTCCGTCCGACTTGGCCAGTCATGTTTTCTCTCAGCCACGGGCTCGCGTTGATGTTGAGCGTGAAAGTCCTCAAATGTCATAAGGTCACCCGGTGGCGGCGGCTGCAGGACGAGCGTCATCCTATGCAACGGAGATGAGCCGCTTATAACTGAAGTTGTCGATTGAAGATGTCGAGTTGAATACCGTACGAATACGAAAAATGTCGCATGAGGGCCCCCCCCTGCCGAAGAAAAGTGGTGGTAAATTAAAATGGGGTGTAAAATAACATAGCCAGTACTCGTAGTGTTTACGCGGTTGACCTTAATTTCAGTTCGTTTTAACAATCCATCAACCTTTGATCATTTCCTTTATATCTCGACACGACCACCGGGTTCTGGAACGACCACCAACGAAACACGACGATATGTCTGTAAGTACTGGGATCCGAAGCACCTCGAAAGGATCATTTGTGAT comes from Cryptococcus gattii WM276 chromosome G, complete sequence and encodes:
- a CDS encoding Transcription factor IIIA, putative (Similar to TIGR gene model, INSD accession AAW44801.1) gives rise to the protein MTLVLQPPPPGDLMTFEDFHAQHQREPVAERKHDWPSRTERRFKCAYEGCDRAYTKPSRLAEHEMTHRNERPFVCSLCPRTYYREDHLRAHARTHSNVKIKPFPCTREGCKKSFWTASKLRRHEEVHDKDGAYPCDKCDAAFNKHHFLREHVAATHMPPGTKPFICTHEGCTASFATKAHLRNHEKTHDGRRYVCSHHDHGEDFPTFSKWTELQKHISTEHAPTCPHPECNGRIFKNNQRLRDHLRVHADQQADKAALADRHEEEVPQLLLEGLGKSRKKRKSFAQREAEDNGPRKLRKILNGEVGKDWACQHEGCNKKFKSRYALETHIKVVHQNIREHVCPHEGCGKAYAYKINLNQHLAKHNLYAESSKTASESGMLTGMVKEMRRFVCPAWALGVFPENGDIVVPPRCPEPLTEDVDGNEQFQSIVRCSASTPESTTTANTPAVLIKSNSEEMTGKRCILRFWRVYDVRRHLKSEHRVDLDDMQVRRLLLSTGQTGE